The sequence ATCCCGGACAATATGGAATGTGGGCACTTCTTGCATAATCAGAGCGACGGAGTGATGGATATGTCAATAAAACCAGGTCTGGTTTCAGATCCCTGATGTCATCAGATCTCATTTCCAGGGTATAATTATGAACGATTGGAAAACGAGTTGAATAACGTGAGATAAATTCTTCTGAGAACGGCGAATAGGTAAGGCCGATCTTGAGAATCGACATTCCAAGGTCATAGGCAAGATCACACACCCAGTCTACAGATTTGGGGTATGTCGAGATGAGAATAGTTTTTCTCTCCAGATCCGGTTTGAGAAGTTCAATCTTTTTCTTGTATTTTATCTCTTCCGCCTCAATTATTTCACGAGCCTTTTCTTCCATGTCAAAAACACGGGCTACAGCCATAAGCCACTCTTTTGTCTCAAAAAAACCTGTTGGAAGAGGCATATCCAGAAACGGGACTGATGATACCGGTGCAAGTAATGTTTTGATACTCGCCACCGTATCATCACGGTCAGCGGGAAGGTTCAGAGATGCCTCGTTAAATCGTATCAACGACCGGCTGTCAGAATGAATCAAAAAACGGCAATTTATCCCAATCCCAAGCCTATCAAGTAACTCCAGGACCGCCTTGATACTCTGCTCTTCATTCTCTGCAAGCCACTTTTCTGCGATAATATTTACAAGCGGTGTCTGTCCCGAGGAAATATCTTTCTCTACCAGGCTGATTACTGCATTATGGGCATCCATAACACCCTGCACATAATCCCCTACAAGGTTTCCGTCAACTTTGATCGGAACAATCCGGATAGCATCATGCTGTTTTGTGACTCCAGCAATCACTTTATCGATATCATCACCAATAATTCCCGGAGGGCAGGTTGTTACAATAAAAATCAGGCTGAAACCATCCGAAATTACAGATTCAAGGGTTTCTTTTAATTTTGTCTCCCCACCAAAGATAAAATCCTCGTCAGCCATATCTGTGGAGTACAATCTTTTGGTAAGGTTTTTTCGGTATTCATGACCAAACCGGATTGAGGAATTTTGTAAGGTATCAAGAAGTTTTTCATACATCATCAGGGTACAACTTCGGGGACCATGCATAACGGTGGCAGCATCAGTTACCTGAGATGATGCGGAAACCGCTCCTGCAAAGGCACAACCTATCAGCGGACGCTTGTTTTTTACCGATACTGAAAGTGTCTTTTGAACGGATTTTGTATTATGAGGATGAAAAATAAATTTTGTATTTGGAACTATTTCATTTCGCATCAGGACAATACACTCCAGATCAGTATCGCTCAGTGGAGCGGCAGGGTACAGAAGACCGCCATTATCTGGATGAAGAATCATTGTATGTTGAGCAAATTTATGAAAGAGCACCGCTTCAGGAGAATCCGGGTATCGTTGAATAACAGTACATCCATCTTTTTCTGACTTGGCAAAAATATCACTTCTCGGTATTTGAATAACCACCGGCAGGCTGACAGCATCTGCAAAACGCTTCACCCGTAGATCTTCTTCCAGATCACCCCGTGCATTATGAATAATTCCGGCAATTCTGTTCTTGGTTTCTG comes from Methanospirillum hungatei and encodes:
- a CDS encoding nitrogenase component 1, whose product is MDSGSREGIQIKIAIYGKGGIGKSTISANTSAALAMNGYRILQVGCDPKHDSTRLLLGGKIPMTVLEYIKTHDPSERKAEDIVFRGFGDVACVESGGPEPGVGCAGRGVITTFELLEELGVQSSLFDVTLYDVLGDVVCGGFAVPIRSEYADAVYIITSGEFMSLYAANNILKGIRNFTETKNRIAGIIHNARGDLEEDLRVKRFADAVSLPVVIQIPRSDIFAKSEKDGCTVIQRYPDSPEAVLFHKFAQHTMILHPDNGGLLYPAAPLSDTDLECIVLMRNEIVPNTKFIFHPHNTKSVQKTLSVSVKNKRPLIGCAFAGAVSASSQVTDAATVMHGPRSCTLMMYEKLLDTLQNSSIRFGHEYRKNLTKRLYSTDMADEDFIFGGETKLKETLESVISDGFSLIFIVTTCPPGIIGDDIDKVIAGVTKQHDAIRIVPIKVDGNLVGDYVQGVMDAHNAVISLVEKDISSGQTPLVNIIAEKWLAENEEQSIKAVLELLDRLGIGINCRFLIHSDSRSLIRFNEASLNLPADRDDTVASIKTLLAPVSSVPFLDMPLPTGFFETKEWLMAVARVFDMEEKAREIIEAEEIKYKKKIELLKPDLERKTILISTYPKSVDWVCDLAYDLGMSILKIGLTYSPFSEEFISRYSTRFPIVHNYTLEMRSDDIRDLKPDLVLLTYPSLRRSDYARSAHIPYCPGFGFLAGIDRAMMWIDQMKVPVIEGWKLDGDGIT